The DNA segment CCTGTGTTGGTTCTTCCCTTCTGTGCAGGGAGACAACTACATGTGctttttaaaatggaaatgcTAATCCCCCCCCAcccctctttccttttctttccattgtTGCGTTACGACCTCAGGTGCGTCTGGGAAGAAAGACCATGAAATGTAAcgaaattattttctgtTTGAGTCCACCCGAATTGAAGAACCTTCTGCGGAATGTGATTtttgaggagaagaaaaaggacgCGCTCGTGGAAAAGTACTTGTCGAAATTCCGCTCCCACGCGGTTAGAATTTCTAACGTTTGTTTTTCCAAGAATGTGTTGCCATTCTCGTATTCATTGGTGAGTTGGATACCGGATACATAGAGAGGGGAAATGGGGTTTGAATAGATAGGCCGAATTAATGCATAGCGtttcttttacctttatATGTACCGTTTTTCACTTCGATGTGCCGCCTACCCACTTGCAGGAATCCCTCCTTTTGTTCAAACGGAACAAACAGAACAAGTTGATATCTCTGTTGTACGACCGCAacatatttcccccccaatGTAATGGGTGTAGTGGACTCGATGAATACCATCCAGGAGATCCTTCGCCAGAGGGGAGTTTTTACGAGACCAGGTAACTATTGGCCGCGTCTGTCATTTATGTGTGTCTGGCGATTAGCAACGGGAAATTGCGCGTAGTGTGGGTAATGCGTATGTAGTGTGGGTAATGCGTATGTAGTGTGGGTAATGCGTATGTAGTGTGGGTAATGCGTATGTAGTGTGGGTAATGCGTATGTAGTGTGGGTAATGCGTATGTAGTGTGGGTAATGCGTATGTAGTGTGGGTAATGCGTATGCAGTGTGTGTATACTACTTTTCTACCACTTACGCGCCCTGTGCACCCTCACCTGCCGCAGCTTGCGATTCATGAGCAGAGAAACGGATGAACACAAATCGGTGGAGGAAATAAATGCTTTCCTTCGAGATGTACTGGGTGTGAAGGAGAAGCCCGACTTGGTaaccagaaaaaaagaaaaagaaggagaaacttATCTGCACATGTGCCCTGGAAGTGactatctttttttttttttgtttgtttgttttttacaACGTCGCAGTGTTGCGCTTGTTATTTCGTTAGATGCTTCGGCCATTTCACCCTTCTGCTACTTCACCACGTCGCAGCACATGAGCCACGTTCACCAAGTGTTCCCCTTCGATGCGCGCGCCGACCAAGTGTACAGAAGGATAATTAGCAGAAAATGCCAAAGGGTACGTATCTTCTGGACATTCTACTTTTTTAGAAGCTTCGAGTATTGCCTGGAGGAGGCCAAGCGGTTTAGTGACACGGTGTACTGAAGCAACATAGTGAAGCGGTGAGCGTCGTGGTCAgtgaaatggaagaagaggctctgcatgtgtacatatccTGGTGCCATTCCTCTCGCGtgtaccttcttttttttttttttttccctcgttCCTTTAGTCGATATGATCCACTGCGTTGTCTGTTcttgccttttcctttattattattttattttatttttttttttttctgtacgaAATGTCGcccattttggagaaaaatcaCCTGAACAACCTGAACGGTtaaggtattttttttttttttttttttttttttttttcatcctcaaGTGGCTAGCTCCTCAGAGCAGATACTCATCTTCCCTACTGGGAAAGCCTTATCAGTTGAAGTTACATCATTTTAACTGTTGTGTAAAATGGGCAATCGGTTAACAGATCCATCGGTCAGTCGCCAAATAGGGCGCGCAACTACCTGTCGCCCACTAtttaaaaggagggaaataaTATAGTACCATAACCCAATGTGACCATGCGGCCCTCTAGTGCTGCATGGATTTTCCTGCTGTTGTGCCTCGCGAATTACACATGTTACACCTACCACGTCGGTAGGAATGACCTGTACGTGGGCAGGATCCCCCACCGAATGACAAGGCTGAATTACGAAAATGGGAAACCTCAGATTGACGCCGGCGTTGTGAATTACTTCAAGCAAATTCGGGAGGAATTCCCCTTCTTCAAGAGGGAAAACTGCCCTGCGTACTTCGACAGTGCGGCCACGACGCAGAAGCCGGCCTGCGTGATAGAGGTGAGCAGACTGATGAATGGGGGTGTTACTCGGTCACACCTTCGTCTTAACGCTTTACTACACAGTGACACTAACCCTTTGCTACACCGCCTCATCACTTTTTCTGCAGAAATTGGCCCAGTTTTACTCCAGGGAAAATGCTAACATCCACAGGGggatttacaaaatgagCCTGGACGCTACGAATAGTTACGAACAAGtgaggaagaagataaaGAACTACATCAACTGCGGAAGGGAGGATGAAATTATATTCACGAGCGGCACGACGCACGGGCTGAACCTCATCTGCAACATGTTGATGGACCGAGTAATCCAAAAGAGGGAGGACGAAATATACCTGACCTATCTGGAGCACCACTCCAATATAGTTCCCTGGCAGGAACAagtgaagagaagaaagaaaggaaaaatcaaaTACATCCCTTTAAAGAATGACGGCTACATTAATATTAGGAAGTTGCGAAAAAGGATTAACAAGAACACCAGAGTAATTTCAATAAGTCACGTATCCAATGTGTTAGGGAATGTTCAAAAATTATCTGCAATTATAAGAGAAGTGAGAGAGGTAAATAAAGATATAATTGTCATTGTAGATGCTGCGCAAAGTTTTGCACACATAAAATATGACCTTAAAcgaatggaagaaaataactCTTGTCCGGATGTGTTGATCGCATCGGGACATAAATTTTGTGCACCTTTGGGCTGTGGttttatttacataaaaaacaCCTTAACATGTTCATACAAATTTAAACCCCTTTTGTACGGAAGTAACATGATAACAACTGTTGGTAAATATAAATCAGAGTTTGTGTCCTCTCCGCATCTCTTCGAGACTGGTACACAGAACATCGCGGGGGTAATTTCTATGGGGGTCGCCCTTGACTTCTTGGAGAAGATCGATAAGAACCTTCTGTGCCGATACGAGATGTACCTGTACGATGTTCTCATTTATTATTTGACTAAACATTTGCAGCGGGGCTTGGTGCAGCTCCCGGGGGGGGTAAAGGGGGACATGatgaatgagaaggaggatACGACTCTTGGCAGAAGCTCCGAGAATGATCAGTGCAGACTGTACATCCACAACAGCCGAATggtcaaaggaaaaaaagtgcctATACTTCCCCTTTGGTCAGACCAGTTCACCTCATATGACCTAGTGACCTTCCTGGATTTCAAGAATGTTTGCATCCGATCTGGTCACCACTGCGCCTCCCTACTATTGAAGGAATTCTTGCGCATACCAGACTGCGCACGcgtttcgctttttttttacaatacCCCCGAGGAGGTTGAGTACTTGGCTGAGCAGATCGCGTCCGTTGCGCGAATGCTAAGTGGAatgaggaggggggggtaCGACGTAGAAGGGGAAGGTTCGACATGGAGGTAGAATGTTGTAGCATGGACCGTGGGGGATCTCTCCTTATTGGCTATTATCCGTACGACCCTTTTTTCGTGACTCCTCCACACGGCTCGTACAGAAATGTGTGCCATTATGTACCCCCCACCTGTGAATCCTC comes from the Plasmodium knowlesi strain H genome assembly, chromosome: 3 genome and includes:
- a CDS encoding cysteine desulfurase, putative; amino-acid sequence: MRPSSAAWIFLLLCLANYTCYTYHVGRNDLYVGRIPHRMTRLNYENGKPQIDAGVVNYFKQIREEFPFFKRENCPAYFDSAATTQKPACVIEKLAQFYSRENANIHRGIYKMSLDATNSYEQVRKKIKNYINCGREDEIIFTSGTTHGLNLICNMLMDRVIQKREDEIYLTYLEHHSNIVPWQEQVKRRKKGKIKYIPLKNDGYINIRKLRKRINKNTRVISISHVSNVLGNVQKLSAIIREVREVNKDIIVIVDAAQSFAHIKYDLKRMEENNSCPDVLIASGHKFCAPLGCGFIYIKNTLTCSYKFKPLLYGSNMITTVGKYKSEFVSSPHLFETGTQNIAGVISMGVALDFLEKIDKNLLCRYEMYLYDVLIYYLTKHLQRGLVQLPGGVKGDMMNEKEDTTLGRSSENDQCRLYIHNSRMVKGKKVPILPLWSDQFTSYDLVTFLDFKNVCIRSGHHCASLLLKEFLRIPDCARVSLFFYNTPEEVEYLAEQIASVARMLSGMRRGGYDVEGEGSTWR